GTTAATTCTCTCCGCTATTATTCATACGCTTATAGTAGCCGAACCTTGTTTGATGTCTGATTATGTGTTTGCCTTGTTAGTTCTGCATGAGCTGGCCTGTGCTATGTCCCTCAGAGACGCCGGCGAATTTACACACAATGTGATTATGACGTTATGAATGAGGCCATGTTCCTTACAGCTCCAAAACAGTAAATGGTATTGCCAAGTACGTCACAAGTAGGAGATAACAACCATTGAGCTGAGACAGCAAACCTATTTCAgcaaattcatatttttaagtgTTTGTGTAACTCTAGGTTCAGGTACTATCAGAACGTGTGTACCCAGAGTTACTCCTCCGTGTGGTGGGATTGGCCGAGGTGGCAGAGGGAGATTGATTGGATGGCACTGAATGGCATAAATCTTCCACTGGCATTCACTGGACAGGAGGCACTATGGCAAGAGGTGAGAGTATTTGTGAATTcagttttataaatgtatattatcaGTGTTTTATATTTGCCTGTTTTCTTTCCTGATGTACTGTAGGTTTATCTGTCTCTCGGTCTGAACCAGTCTGAGGTGGATCGCTTCTTCACAGGTCCAGCTTTCCTAGCGTGGAACCGCATGGGAAACCTGTTTCAGTGGGGAGGACCACTTCCTCAGTCTTGGCATGTCAAACAGCTCGACCTGCAGGTACTGAGCAGATACAAAAACCTGTTGTCTTTTTAGGAACTAGCTTAAAGGTGTAGTACTATGTaggcactatgtagtatttttgcagtaaaatatccaaaaaccactaggccggtgttatatattttgttcagttgagtacctaaaatatcccagatgtttccaactatttgtaaattgtgagaaaattgctattttaactaaggacagggacgtttcagcattgcgtttgaggagtcgcctgtcaattgcgtcatatctgcgctaccctcggtttcggcttttatttggcaggagcgctttactcttagcagtgtgaacaagtgaacacacggagtaacgtcataacatcgttttaaacacacttaaatgtatctaatatgataaacagagctccattacctcaaaatcataaccggaagagcggatcagtgcaggcgcccggcgaatgtgtcccgtcccgtcataataaaagtcccggtattcgcgaggcgggtatttgtgtaacaatcgctccagcggccgtgctcaggtccacaactctcggtcctgctctgctttacactacagtaacgttaataaccgcatccatgaacgtgattcctgcccgagtcctattttccacaggctgtgaggtgaagaccacatctcccaagatgctgcgctaacactttgcgtcatcaaactacgcatttgttttgaataggcgccctccagtggacggaaagttgcatagtgcacctttaaacatatatattacacacatttATTCTTACTTTAGTTATAGACCAACGTGCTTTTAATAAGAACTATTAATAAACATGATCAAAACCCAAGCAAACATATACACTGCCTGTCCCAAAAAAGTCTCTGTTTGAATTGAAATAGGCAAATACCTTAAGAGtcaatgattggatcattattataatgttgctagcatgttatatgttagAGCAAAACAACCACCAACAACACTAGGATTATGAGGACAACGaggacaaaatgtaaaaatcttgtTACACATTGTCGCATTCGAATTTTATTAAAAATCCTTTTAAAAATTTTAACTTTTATTCCTGCAGTTTAAAATATTGGACCGTATGAGATCTTTTGGGATGATACCTGTATTGCCTGCTTTTTCAGGAATCGTACCTGAAGGTATTACCAGGTAAACTAATATTCCTTAACTATATCTTTCACACATTTTACAGGAGTGCATAATCCAGATCTTGAAATCTTGAAATACAAAGTGGCTTTGGTTGTTGTTGAGTACATTTTTACGGCTGTGAAAACTTCTCTTTTCTTCTGTTTTCAGATATTTGATAGTGAAGTCAGAAATAATCACATTTAGTAATGTCCCGTAGGTTGTTTCCCCAAGCAAATGTGACCAAGCTGAGCCCCTGGAGCCATTTTAACTGTACCTACTCCTGCGCCTATGTGCTGGACCCACGGGACCCGCTCTTCCAGCGAATAGGAGCGCTCTTTTTGACCCAGGTCATTAAGGAGTTTGGAACAGACCACATTTACAACACAGACACCTTTAATGAGATGATCCCAGCCTCCTCAGACCCCACTTACCTGGCGTCTATCAGCCGTGCCGTTTTCAATACTATGACCTCAGGTAACTATGCCCTTTTGCATCAACAAGTGTTGGTAATTCAAGTGGTATTGTTTTAGCGCTGCAAATTTTTCTTTGGCACTTTGGATTGCATTTGCTCTAATTTTAAGACCCATAATTGACCCGTTTCTTAACTGGGGCACAGTTGGGGTTCCCAACCACATGATCGTTTGAGACACAACTGTTTACACAGATGCATTGATCacttattctctctctctctctctctctctctctctctctctctctctctctctctctctctctctctctctctctctctctctctctctctctctctctctctctggcagTGGACCCTCAAGCAATTTGGCTGATGCAGGGCTGGCTATTTATCAGTGACCCTTCGTTCTGGAAACCAGATCAGGTCAAGGCTTTGTTACACGGCGTCCCCCTGGGGCGCATGATTGTCCTTGATCTCTTTGCTGAATCCAACCCTGCCTACTCTTCCACAAACTCCTTCTACGGCCAGCCATTTATCTGGTGCATGCTGCACAACTTTGGAGGAAATAGCGGCCTGTTTGGAACAGTCGAGAGCATTAACTCCGGCCCCTTCAAAGCCCTCCGCTTCCCGAATTCAACCCTAGTGGGTTTGGGTTTGACTCCCGAAGGCATTGAACAGAATCCAGTTGTTTATGAACTCATGAGCGAGCTGGCCTGGCGCAAAGAACCCGTCAACCTTTCCAAGTGGGTCTCTATGTACGCCTTGCGACGCTATGGTACCATGGATGAAAACCTGACGTTGGCCTGGCATCTCTTGTTTCATAGCGTGTACAACTGCACTCTTCCTCAATACAAGAACCACAACCGGAGTCCTTTGGTACATCGGCCATCCCTGCACATGCAAACTGACATTTGGTATGAACCGGCTGACTTCTACAAGGCATGGAAGCTTCTGTTCAATGCGTCGCCAGGATTAATGACTCTGGAAACCTTCCGGTATGATCTTGTGGACGTGACACGACAGGCTCTTCAGCTTCTTACAACTGAGTTCTACAAGGAAATACGGGATGCTTTCCAGGTAAACACAAACGTAATGGTTATGGTTGATTCTGAACTACCGAACCAGACCTACTAAACTACAAGTTGAAAATtgaaaggtatagttcacccaaaaatttaaattctgtcattaattacttaccctcatgtcgttttgatcatcttcagaacacaaatgaagatctttttgatgaaaactgagagctctctgtcccttcattgaccttttgacgcttcaaaaagttcataaagagatcataaaacgaATCAATTTGAATTAagcagtttagtccaaattttctaaaGATACTTGATCGCTTTATATCGTttagccagcagccatatcaccctgtagcccaagactggtttcccactgaagctaagcagggctgagcctggtcagtacctggatgggagaccaactgggaaaaccagattgctgctggtagaggtgttagtgaggccagcagggggtgctcaacctgtggtctgtgtggggcctaacaccccagtatagtgatggggacactttactgtcaaagagcaccgtctttcggatgagacgttaaacccaggtcctgactctctgtggtcattaaaaatcccaggatgtccttcgataaagagtaggggtgtaaccccggcatcctggccaaatttgcccactggcctctgtccatcatggcctcctaataatccccatatcctgattggcttcatcactcggtctcctctccaccaatcagctggtgtgtggtgagcgttctggcgcaatatggctgccgtcccatcatccaggtggatgctgcacattggtggtggttgaggagattcccccttccatgtaaagcgctttgagtgcctagaaaagcgctatataaatgtaacgtattattattatttatatgatgTACAGATGAATttagcttttattcacatataagcTGGGGGTACTGGGGTGCGTTACCCAAAAAAGCATTGCTAGCCAAATACGTTCCGCTGAATTGTATTAACGGAACTTGTAACCATTGTTGGCTTTGGGAAACGCACTCCTGATTGGTTAGATCATTTGAACGTGTTCCTCCCAAACTTGTTTTAATAGGTTTGGTACTGTGGTACGCTCTCTACAAAATTTCCATGCGAACCGTACTCTGTTTCGAACCTACACTGGCAGCGGGATATCCCCATAGTGTGTACAAAGTTACAGCTTtgaaatcattattatttttgtttgattctcAGGCCCAAAAGCTTCCTGACCTCCTGACCGCTGGTGGAGTCCTTGTCTACGATCTCTTACCTGAACTGGACCGCCTCCTTTCCAGCAACGAACACTTCCTTTTGGGGGTGTGGCTTGAGCAGGCTCAGTCTCAGGGTTTGGATGAGCACGAGGCACAGCTGTATGATATGAACGCACGAAATCAGATCACCCTATGGGGACCCGATGGGGAAATCCTGGACTACGCCAGCAAGGAGTGGGGCGGTCTAGTGGAAGACTATTATTTACAGCGCTGGGGCTTGTTTGTTAATACACTAGTGGAGTGTCTGGACAGAGGAAGACCCTTCAAACAGGACGTGTTCAACCAGGCCGTGTTCCAGGTTGAGAAAGGGTTCGTCTACAACCAGAGGAAATATCCGTCCAAACCACTAGGCAACACATATGACATTGCACTACGGATCTTCCTCAAATACTACCCATATGTGCTGAAAATCCTAAAATGAAGAGAGCTTTATGAGTTTGATCCACAGAAACATTTAGGGATAAAACTGATATGGTGGCCAACAATGGTCAAAACACATgcttgcattttatttatctttttactttttttaaacaaaaaatggtGGCCAAACAATTATGAAAGACTAATTCTAATAAATAGTAGAAGTATTGTAGAAACTTCTGATTGCTTTATGTATCCGATACTGAGGTTTATTGCATTATGAATGTGTTAGAATGTCAGCAGCACAGCTACCATTTTAATTGTTTTGCACAACCGTCTTAATGCAACACAAGTACACTCTGCGTTTTGAGTCAGGGGTGCGATAGTGGGCAATAGCAACGGCAAAAAAATCTTGCtgaaaaaatgtgttatttttatcTCTCCCTTGAGTACAGTTGTCAATGTTCTTGCAATAGGTTGTCCAAACATTTGTatctgtgtttgtgtatttgcaTGTTGTGCTAGTACACTCTGCTAGTACAGAAACATTTTGTACATTTGTTTCCAGGTTTCTGATGACATACAGGTTTTAATGTATttcaaatatactgtatatactttTACTATCTCTAAAAATTGTGTGAAATGGGGAAAATGTTTAATAGACGATGCATGGTTATAgacatttttgtaattttagtgTTTTACAGTATTAAAAGAAACTGGGTCATTCCTCCCGTCTGGATCTGCCAGACAAAACACTGCTACAGAAGTTGGCTAACATGCATagtttgttgtgttttattcaattataaattGGATGCACAAATATCTTTGAAATGAGCCTGTGAAGCATTGCAAATATGTTACCATCTTCAGATTGAGTTTTGATATTGTCGGCATTGTTTAgattttcagtttaaaaatttTGTTTTAGTTAACCAGCACTGCCAGATAGTCACTAAGACCTTGTATATTAGAAATTGCTAAAATTGagaagttatttttttattttggtcaAATAAAATCTGTacgtagcactttattttacagtcctgctCTGCATGTACTATGTTATGTACTTGTTATAGCAATTACAATAACTGGGTAATATTTAGGTACTAACTCTACACCTTcccctaaacctaaacctaaccttaacccatgTAGTTACCAGTACTGTCTTGAGTAATCACTGTACACATTCTGTAAAATAACGTAGAAccgtatttattattattattatatattattactcTCATGACGTTCTCTCGTTTAGGGCAAAAGAGTTTGAAGCTGTAGCAAAAATACCTCAATAGCACAGATTAATGCCACAAATAACACGTTTTCCCAGTTTCACAGACCAGGCTTAaactagtcccagactaaaatgcatgtttgagctgtttcaACTGAAACTGACGTCTCTTTGACGTTGTTTTGTTTCTAGCTCTATTGAGATGagctgtgaaaaaatatttctatGAATTTCTGAATAATTATCCTCacttgaacttgatctaaaacGTGCGATGATTTCAGGAATAACATTTTatgctggtaaaaaaaaaataagtagaAAATGATAAAATGAAATATGTCCGTGTTTAGTTCGTAAGCATTGGGGAATTGaagaaaaaactttaaaaactaaATTTCCCATGATTCATTAGGGCAGGAACTCACACtgacagccaatcagcagtCAGTAATCCAGCACATGGCCGTCTAGGTCAACTGGACAGGAGTTCGCTCTCCTGAGCAAAACATTAGTGTTTTATATGGTCATTATGACGAAGGCTGATATCAGACAGTTGTCTTCTGCAGTATTATTGCGCTTTTAGCATTCTCAGCACCCTAATCGGCAGAATATACTAGAGGTAGGTTTTGCTGAGGTGTTCTGTTGTTACTGTGTGTTGTTCCGGATCAGCTGTGTTGTTTTAGCATGAATCTGGAATATATTCAACGACATATAAGAGCTCAGCATTTTTGCATTTAAGCATGTCTTTTGGtgctttaaattaataaatgtttcagtaAATTAGTTATTGACATATGTATGCATATTTAAGTGTATGAAATGTCTCTTTTAATTTGACATATtagtcatttttttaattacattttatcaaACGTTCCAAGACTAAGAGcaatatttatattctattctaattattaattttttaccacgttttattgatttaatttaatcaaaattgCATGATGAGCTATAGAttctattttattctatttaatTTTGTacaaatttattttatatagcgcATTTCAATTGTACAATAATACATAGACAATGAGCAGTT
This DNA window, taken from Pseudorasbora parva isolate DD20220531a chromosome 24, ASM2467924v1, whole genome shotgun sequence, encodes the following:
- the naglu gene encoding alpha-N-acetylglucosaminidase; the encoded protein is MIHCNRGALLALLFVTLLQSVCSDFQTLAHLRARASDKTQSRAVAELLRRLLGDRAREFIVSVNRTLANDTLDVCELRSAKNNRILAVGSTGVAVATGIYNYLKYFCNCHVSWSGDQLNLPRPLPPLTGVLRINTPHRFRYYQNVCTQSYSSVWWDWPRWQREIDWMALNGINLPLAFTGQEALWQEVYLSLGLNQSEVDRFFTGPAFLAWNRMGNLFQWGGPLPQSWHVKQLDLQFKILDRMRSFGMIPVLPAFSGIVPEGITRLFPQANVTKLSPWSHFNCTYSCAYVLDPRDPLFQRIGALFLTQVIKEFGTDHIYNTDTFNEMIPASSDPTYLASISRAVFNTMTSVDPQAIWLMQGWLFISDPSFWKPDQVKALLHGVPLGRMIVLDLFAESNPAYSSTNSFYGQPFIWCMLHNFGGNSGLFGTVESINSGPFKALRFPNSTLVGLGLTPEGIEQNPVVYELMSELAWRKEPVNLSKWVSMYALRRYGTMDENLTLAWHLLFHSVYNCTLPQYKNHNRSPLVHRPSLHMQTDIWYEPADFYKAWKLLFNASPGLMTLETFRYDLVDVTRQALQLLTTEFYKEIRDAFQAQKLPDLLTAGGVLVYDLLPELDRLLSSNEHFLLGVWLEQAQSQGLDEHEAQLYDMNARNQITLWGPDGEILDYASKEWGGLVEDYYLQRWGLFVNTLVECLDRGRPFKQDVFNQAVFQVEKGFVYNQRKYPSKPLGNTYDIALRIFLKYYPYVLKILK